From a single Anaerolineales bacterium genomic region:
- a CDS encoding ABC transporter ATP-binding protein, whose protein sequence is MARVDYRAARGSNVGDDFHELWTLRQALALLDQDSNLIQLTVEGLTIENENGATSDTWDGVDCALYYGDRQTGLIKRIVIAQLKYSAADAEKTWTVARLAHSPNKKRDNSVIARLSKAFSGLKEKYPELAESGNIVVQLVSNQDVSTGVINVLSDNLDPSVIDTPKYKTDLATLQSASGLSDSDFKLFKSVFDLSSCGSQSRFALEENIIRTISNWIDDDARSALNDLMMSIRRKMLPEAKGEIVNRYSILAGFGFFDPAALFPCPSSIKEVKHLVSREISKEIAEKMVSGNQRICLFGDGGSGKTTILQEISNLLPPSSVVIVFDCYGSGRYLDADAYRHLPKDAFLQLSNDLAARLHTPLLVTRRHDHDYARVFKKRLEKAAEVVAAQDRNALLVISVDAADNSITAANTHVPPESSFVHDFVRIGDLPSNVRFLVSCRTGRLHELDLPNGFTEIQIPGFSRDETATHTRWIWNEASDTWIDDFHSLSGGNPRVQQYAMELAGNDPTSALDYLRPNGKVLDQIFRDSFQLALRKEGQHQNLKVLCAGLTALPRPIPLGDLAAVTDLSKAHVRDVCNDLAPGVRVVNELVSFSDEDFEQFVRIEGNDLLSTINVRIADYFSKRHHFDAYAATHVASAQFSAGRGSDIIELINSNLLPKAISDPVLKREVQRQRLRTAMRVCRETGNNVDAMFTLLIGADALKTDTAVRKMIVDNPDLSAFFAQDAVREILRESSEIENHGHLLFHMMVKDAKNGDVISVREGRRLLEAWLQARREHGRMEKEQHSNSQPNLWPIFDRDIQAEAEAVLRIQGAKNSLATVLRWNPKSMLLRVASNLSFKLITSGESHLVESYITDAKVGTPWGIFLLVPLALAGQEIDLAWLEMSLSKLLRRGLIRLDYSRDNIWRDDRPIIQYLDTILTACETIVARSGNRSSVIPVLERIADYKGRRRNPLVSSEVAAIELSFRAHALLERLSGRQTTLETYQVDFEPSPEDHRFKNIEEAKSWHDKIEEEISNLLKPIVSLYDTRAQILLGLIPPSDIEINLETAINHYGSDQYRFNRRPYEALVMRTACALSIARLMILPLADREVLLRYSLKLLGTNNSTSAETKILANFALDRSLHPQILQIAAMRTTSLKSLKTSAEDKISSIIDFVRLLVPISLPDAQILFNTALEVAADVNVDSVHEIALLAPLTQRAVTSMSTNDRRTSASILATVIADTAVRLSDNDHFPWERAMQALTTLDISTALAAAGQWEDVDIAWRERILPPLLETAVLQHQMSPMQASAFSSLLNEFSTDLINTIVAAASSTISNSESILLSEYLAHEELMRFGQSTRPELLTKLRELLGNEQAGFWMGKLWQTTTFHETPKSISGLSSTQADTIDTVTKEVHTKWQEFLDSMELPSSRFVTPQEIIAVILQVNTSASNANEYVPIEKILDRIGSKVALGDRALHLDALRKTTAPIVPAYEIPLAILRRVVDWSGSPSVEAWSKDHILQIAIDFLPELSRWLPYGESQLPKFLEKSNASEVKICESLLEALERYVNTLTAPAIYALIGVLASYYHPSEAAEILTRYSQSLFDRIPIGERNSLDINDIPQDTPGGIARYIYALMGDIDVRLRWRAAHTLRNLVQLGDSATLNSIIELYDQKRDISYRNPNAPFYWLSARLWLLLVLERLASENPAKLVNYGIWLLGIASDEKFPHVVIRSIAKSAASKLLASGNFSLDKSQMLLLKKSNSGRLPRRKAKWKSYEFVFQPYKYEDSKNRRFHFDSMDTLPYWYSSAIRAFADIDSESFLDAAEQRIVDDWGVQNNPWAWEDEPRKYRISDRDYLLTSHRHGSYPTIERFHTYLELHAMWTTIGELMQNHPLAKSTDEEDDSLEYILRKTLLTSPPVWLSDLRNPNPPESRFWIAPLSEVNTWLETPISDEEVLAEIGIGTLDNLVVIESQHDTFSHYFTNSLELRTALVSPETSEALMRALQTAEAWSYNFPKSGNDFEINQPPYRLLGWLDYGKSESRIDDDDPLRYGVKSIQVLPSKMLAKILNLQFIHENSIRWIDSKHGTTALIYEAWGDTRGDEPENRLIYSSSPRSDGWRLQITKESLDEVLNTTQMDLIVEIQITRKNYSYGQSRYEKDKEKTVKSKKIVLIKKDGTIESAEGHLGAWKTSRP, encoded by the coding sequence ATGGCCAGGGTTGATTATCGCGCAGCACGGGGCTCAAACGTAGGAGACGATTTTCACGAGCTTTGGACATTACGTCAGGCACTAGCACTTCTCGATCAAGACTCAAACTTGATCCAATTAACAGTTGAGGGTCTCACAATTGAGAATGAGAATGGTGCAACCTCTGATACTTGGGATGGAGTTGATTGTGCACTCTATTATGGTGATAGGCAAACGGGCCTTATCAAACGCATTGTAATTGCTCAACTTAAGTATTCTGCAGCAGACGCCGAGAAGACCTGGACAGTTGCTCGGTTAGCCCATAGCCCGAATAAAAAACGCGACAACTCAGTAATAGCTCGGCTTTCCAAGGCATTTAGTGGCTTGAAAGAAAAATACCCTGAACTAGCGGAAAGTGGAAATATTGTTGTACAACTTGTCAGCAATCAGGATGTCAGTACAGGGGTTATTAATGTACTATCAGACAATTTAGATCCAAGCGTAATCGATACACCAAAGTATAAAACCGATTTGGCCACGCTCCAATCAGCAAGTGGACTGTCAGATTCGGATTTCAAATTATTCAAAAGTGTTTTTGATCTGTCTTCATGTGGAAGTCAGTCGCGATTTGCACTCGAAGAAAACATTATTCGAACTATTTCCAACTGGATAGATGACGATGCACGATCCGCTCTCAATGATCTGATGATGTCTATACGTCGAAAGATGTTGCCGGAAGCTAAAGGGGAAATCGTGAATCGTTACTCCATATTGGCAGGCTTTGGATTTTTTGATCCTGCTGCGTTGTTTCCCTGTCCTTCTTCAATAAAAGAAGTAAAGCACTTGGTTTCGCGCGAAATCTCAAAAGAGATAGCAGAAAAAATGGTGTCCGGCAATCAGCGGATATGTCTTTTTGGAGACGGCGGTTCAGGCAAAACAACTATCTTACAGGAAATAAGCAATTTATTGCCACCTTCTTCGGTTGTCATTGTCTTTGACTGCTATGGAAGCGGTCGCTATCTGGATGCGGATGCTTATCGCCACCTGCCAAAAGATGCTTTTCTGCAACTTAGCAATGACCTTGCCGCTCGTCTCCATACGCCATTACTGGTAACGCGGAGACACGATCATGATTATGCGAGAGTGTTCAAAAAGCGGCTGGAGAAAGCAGCTGAAGTTGTAGCCGCTCAAGATCGGAATGCCTTACTTGTAATTAGTGTGGATGCAGCGGATAACTCCATAACAGCTGCAAACACACATGTGCCACCAGAGTCTAGTTTTGTCCATGATTTTGTAAGGATCGGCGATCTGCCTAGTAATGTACGTTTTTTAGTTTCTTGTCGAACAGGGCGTCTCCATGAACTGGATCTTCCAAATGGATTTACTGAAATTCAGATCCCCGGTTTTTCTCGAGATGAAACGGCCACACACACAAGATGGATATGGAATGAGGCATCTGATACATGGATTGATGACTTTCATTCTCTGTCGGGAGGCAATCCTCGTGTACAGCAATATGCTATGGAATTGGCCGGCAATGACCCCACAAGCGCTTTAGATTATTTGCGACCAAATGGCAAGGTGCTTGATCAGATTTTTCGAGATAGCTTCCAACTGGCCCTCCGCAAGGAGGGCCAGCACCAGAATCTCAAGGTGCTGTGTGCTGGGCTTACTGCGTTACCTCGCCCAATACCCTTGGGCGATTTAGCTGCAGTCACAGATTTATCAAAAGCTCATGTCCGTGACGTTTGTAACGACTTGGCACCCGGGGTAAGAGTCGTTAATGAATTGGTAAGCTTTTCTGATGAGGATTTTGAACAATTTGTTCGGATCGAAGGCAATGATTTACTCTCAACAATAAATGTTCGCATTGCAGATTACTTCTCAAAAAGACATCACTTTGACGCATATGCCGCTACGCATGTCGCATCCGCACAGTTTTCAGCAGGGAGGGGATCAGATATCATTGAGCTAATAAATTCGAACTTACTACCTAAGGCTATCAGTGATCCAGTGCTAAAACGCGAAGTACAACGGCAGCGTTTACGGACTGCCATGAGAGTTTGTAGAGAGACTGGAAACAACGTCGATGCTATGTTTACTCTTCTAATTGGCGCAGATGCCCTGAAGACTGATACGGCTGTCCGTAAAATGATTGTTGACAATCCGGACTTATCTGCATTCTTCGCGCAGGATGCTGTTAGGGAAATTCTGCGCGAATCGAGTGAAATCGAAAATCATGGTCATCTCCTTTTTCACATGATGGTCAAAGATGCAAAAAATGGAGATGTTATTTCGGTTCGAGAAGGTCGTCGCTTACTAGAAGCATGGCTACAAGCCCGTCGTGAACACGGCCGTATGGAAAAGGAACAGCATTCCAATTCGCAACCGAATTTATGGCCAATATTTGACCGCGATATTCAGGCTGAAGCAGAGGCTGTTCTTCGCATTCAGGGAGCAAAAAACTCATTAGCGACCGTATTGCGATGGAATCCAAAATCCATGCTCTTAAGGGTAGCATCAAACTTATCGTTTAAGCTGATTACGTCAGGGGAATCTCACTTGGTTGAGAGTTACATTACTGACGCAAAGGTTGGAACTCCATGGGGTATATTCCTGTTGGTTCCCTTGGCTCTCGCGGGGCAGGAAATCGACCTAGCTTGGCTTGAAATGAGTCTCAGTAAACTTCTCCGTCGAGGACTTATACGCCTAGATTATTCACGGGATAATATTTGGAGAGACGACAGGCCCATAATTCAATACTTGGATACAATCCTTACAGCCTGTGAAACAATTGTTGCCAGAAGTGGCAATCGTTCGTCTGTGATTCCAGTGCTAGAGCGTATTGCTGATTATAAGGGACGTCGGCGCAATCCACTTGTCTCATCCGAAGTTGCTGCAATCGAGTTGAGTTTTCGTGCGCATGCTTTATTAGAAAGGCTTTCTGGGCGTCAAACGACCTTGGAAACATATCAAGTCGATTTTGAGCCATCACCAGAGGATCATCGGTTCAAAAATATTGAGGAAGCAAAGAGCTGGCATGACAAAATAGAAGAAGAAATAAGCAATCTTCTAAAGCCCATTGTGAGTCTGTATGATACACGTGCCCAAATCCTCCTTGGCTTAATTCCACCAAGCGACATTGAGATAAATCTAGAGACCGCGATTAATCACTATGGAAGTGATCAATATAGATTCAACCGACGTCCCTATGAAGCACTTGTGATGAGGACCGCATGTGCATTATCCATAGCTCGCCTCATGATATTGCCTCTTGCAGACCGAGAAGTTCTGCTTAGATACTCACTGAAACTCCTAGGAACCAACAACTCGACATCCGCTGAAACAAAGATACTTGCCAACTTTGCTCTGGATAGATCGCTACATCCACAAATACTTCAAATAGCTGCAATGCGAACTACATCCCTTAAAAGTCTGAAGACCTCTGCTGAAGATAAGATTTCGTCGATAATTGACTTCGTGCGCCTTCTTGTTCCAATCAGCCTGCCAGATGCACAAATTCTATTTAATACTGCTCTTGAAGTTGCAGCAGATGTCAATGTGGATTCGGTTCACGAGATTGCCCTCCTCGCCCCCCTAACTCAACGCGCTGTGACCTCGATGTCCACTAATGATAGACGAACTTCAGCAAGCATCTTAGCCACTGTGATCGCCGACACCGCCGTTCGTCTATCTGATAACGATCATTTTCCTTGGGAGCGAGCTATGCAGGCTCTCACAACCTTGGACATTTCTACTGCTTTAGCGGCTGCTGGGCAATGGGAGGATGTAGATATAGCATGGCGTGAGCGTATATTGCCGCCTCTACTTGAAACGGCTGTTTTACAGCATCAAATGTCGCCAATGCAGGCATCAGCTTTTTCGTCTCTTCTCAATGAATTCAGTACTGATTTGATTAATACTATTGTGGCGGCGGCGTCAAGCACAATTAGCAACTCAGAATCAATCTTATTATCCGAATATCTGGCACATGAAGAACTGATGAGATTTGGTCAAAGTACCCGGCCTGAGTTATTGACAAAATTACGGGAACTGCTCGGCAATGAACAAGCTGGTTTTTGGATGGGCAAGCTCTGGCAAACAACAACTTTTCACGAAACGCCAAAGTCGATCTCAGGATTGTCATCAACTCAAGCCGATACAATAGACACGGTCACCAAAGAAGTTCACACAAAATGGCAGGAATTCTTAGATAGTATGGAATTGCCATCATCGAGATTCGTGACTCCCCAAGAAATAATTGCTGTAATTCTCCAAGTTAACACAAGCGCTTCGAATGCAAATGAATATGTACCAATTGAAAAAATATTAGACAGAATTGGCAGCAAGGTTGCTTTAGGTGATCGGGCCCTGCACCTTGATGCATTAAGAAAAACTACGGCTCCAATTGTGCCTGCATATGAAATTCCACTTGCTATCTTGAGACGTGTCGTTGATTGGAGTGGATCGCCCTCGGTTGAAGCTTGGTCAAAGGATCATATTCTTCAAATCGCAATTGATTTCTTACCTGAGCTAAGTCGATGGCTCCCATATGGGGAGTCTCAGCTTCCTAAATTTCTCGAGAAATCTAATGCATCAGAAGTAAAGATCTGCGAATCCTTACTTGAAGCCTTAGAGCGCTATGTAAATACATTGACTGCACCCGCTATCTACGCACTAATTGGCGTGCTTGCAAGTTATTACCATCCGTCGGAAGCTGCTGAAATACTTACGCGTTATTCTCAAAGTCTTTTTGACCGTATTCCAATTGGCGAAAGGAATAGTTTAGATATTAATGATATTCCACAAGATACTCCGGGAGGCATAGCGCGCTATATCTACGCGCTAATGGGAGACATCGATGTGCGGCTCCGTTGGCGGGCAGCCCATACTCTCAGAAATCTTGTTCAATTAGGAGACTCTGCTACTCTAAATTCAATAATTGAACTTTATGATCAAAAACGAGATATTTCTTATCGCAACCCCAATGCTCCGTTTTACTGGCTGTCTGCTCGGCTTTGGCTTCTTTTAGTACTTGAAAGGCTAGCATCCGAGAATCCAGCAAAATTGGTTAATTATGGAATCTGGCTTCTGGGAATAGCGTCGGATGAGAAGTTCCCACATGTTGTAATTCGTTCAATTGCTAAGTCTGCTGCCAGTAAACTTCTCGCGAGCGGAAATTTTTCGCTTGATAAGTCTCAGATGCTCTTGTTGAAGAAGTCTAATTCTGGTCGATTACCTCGGAGAAAAGCAAAGTGGAAATCGTATGAGTTCGTCTTCCAGCCCTACAAATATGAAGATTCTAAGAATCGGCGCTTCCATTTTGATTCGATGGATACGTTGCCATACTGGTATTCGAGCGCAATTCGTGCATTCGCCGATATAGATTCAGAGTCCTTTTTAGACGCAGCTGAGCAACGAATTGTTGATGACTGGGGTGTACAAAATAACCCTTGGGCATGGGAAGACGAGCCACGGAAATATCGTATTTCTGATCGAGATTATTTGCTCACGTCTCATAGACATGGCTCATATCCAACCATTGAACGGTTTCACACTTATCTAGAGTTGCATGCAATGTGGACTACGATAGGTGAGTTGATGCAAAACCATCCATTGGCAAAAAGTACTGACGAGGAAGACGACAGTCTGGAATATATTTTGCGTAAGACGTTGCTTACCTCTCCTCCAGTTTGGCTTTCAGACCTCCGCAATCCGAACCCCCCTGAGTCTCGATTCTGGATCGCACCATTGTCAGAAGTTAATACTTGGCTTGAAACACCCATCAGCGATGAAGAAGTTTTGGCTGAAATTGGAATAGGCACTCTGGATAATTTAGTTGTTATTGAGAGCCAACATGATACGTTTTCTCACTATTTTACGAACTCCCTAGAGCTTCGGACTGCGTTAGTTTCGCCGGAAACTTCTGAAGCACTCATGCGGGCTTTGCAGACCGCTGAAGCTTGGAGTTATAACTTTCCCAAAAGCGGGAATGACTTTGAAATTAATCAGCCACCATATCGTTTGCTAGGTTGGCTTGATTACGGAAAAAGCGAATCACGAATAGATGACGATGACCCGCTAAGATATGGAGTTAAGTCGATTCAGGTCTTACCTTCTAAAATGTTGGCGAAAATCTTGAATCTTCAATTCATTCATGAAAACTCGATAAGATGGATAGACAGTAAGCACGGAACCACAGCGCTGATCTATGAGGCATGGGGGGATACACGTGGTGACGAACCGGAGAACAGATTGATTTACAGTAGTTCGCCTCGCTCTGATGGCTGGAGACTTCAAATCACAAAAGAATCCTTAGATGAAGTTCTAAATACAACACAAATGGATCTCATTGTTGAGATTCAAATAACACGAAAGAATTACAGCTATGGCCAATCGAGATATGAAAAAGATAAAGAAAAAACAGTTAAGTCCAAAAAGATCGTTCTCATCAAAAAAGACGGAACAATTGAAAGTGCCGAAGGACATCTTGGGGCTTGGAAAACATCTCGTCCATGA
- a CDS encoding caspase family protein, with protein MTRHAILIGNSVSYGITSKNIPATVVNSIIKDFSAKLDNLDEYSFDVTTVVNKSAQEAQQHIKAAIKKASESSELLFIYYFGHAVRSLDGENSLYLFFKDSDWLDLPSMLDFHDVIKWLQAYKPDKVAIALDCCYAGAVRSKLTLLEQYGGQYYLMASVTNIGQAEVDYGEDQPIGVFTRHLLNGFSESGARATLGTNVTFESLYEFASKRTKKQSSQSPISAHNGLAKETFFEQRTELSITPAIRNSVPKKSTYHKIYTLISFLSLRPFKDIKSLYNFVVTKEPTQFKTPIKVKDNLIEYRVMSEESFSWYVELCHNLGIIKQGLPLQLTDLGKSMARKQGANFNQRLFDAVKATWKKFGVEISFIEQSIGNRMRNNSVPTTDAVYLELYVNKKMRMSKDYFRVLLDLTAHSGALGYSREHTYFLSNFSKTFSIDSD; from the coding sequence ATGACACGCCATGCAATTCTGATTGGGAATTCGGTATCGTATGGAATAACGTCAAAAAATATTCCAGCGACAGTGGTCAATTCGATTATCAAGGATTTTTCAGCGAAACTTGATAACTTAGACGAGTACTCTTTTGATGTGACGACCGTCGTCAATAAATCTGCTCAAGAGGCTCAGCAACACATAAAAGCAGCAATAAAAAAAGCCAGCGAGTCAAGTGAATTACTGTTTATTTATTATTTTGGTCATGCTGTTCGATCGCTAGACGGGGAAAATAGTTTATACCTGTTTTTTAAAGATAGCGACTGGCTGGATTTGCCATCCATGCTTGACTTCCATGATGTTATTAAGTGGCTCCAAGCATATAAACCTGATAAAGTTGCTATAGCGCTAGATTGTTGTTATGCTGGCGCAGTAAGAAGCAAACTTACTCTCTTAGAGCAATATGGTGGACAATATTATTTGATGGCGTCTGTTACAAATATCGGACAAGCGGAAGTAGACTACGGCGAAGATCAGCCAATTGGCGTTTTTACACGACATTTATTAAATGGCTTTTCTGAATCAGGCGCACGCGCAACTCTTGGTACCAATGTTACTTTTGAAAGTTTGTACGAGTTTGCAAGCAAAAGAACCAAGAAGCAATCAAGTCAATCACCAATAAGCGCACATAACGGACTGGCCAAAGAAACTTTTTTTGAACAAAGAACCGAATTATCCATAACCCCAGCAATTCGTAATTCTGTTCCTAAAAAATCAACCTACCATAAGATTTACACATTAATATCGTTCCTGTCCCTGAGACCATTTAAAGACATAAAATCTCTTTACAATTTTGTGGTGACAAAAGAACCAACCCAATTCAAAACTCCAATCAAAGTTAAGGACAACCTGATCGAATATCGTGTCATGAGCGAAGAATCCTTCTCTTGGTATGTTGAACTATGTCATAACCTTGGGATAATAAAACAAGGCTTACCGCTACAACTTACTGATCTTGGTAAGTCTATGGCGAGAAAACAAGGCGCTAATTTCAACCAACGCTTATTCGATGCCGTAAAAGCAACCTGGAAAAAATTTGGTGTGGAAATATCCTTTATTGAACAATCTATTGGAAATCGTATGAGAAATAACAGCGTACCAACAACGGACGCAGTGTATCTAGAACTTTATGTCAACAAGAAAATGCGTATGAGTAAAGACTACTTCAGAGTATTGCTTGATTTAACTGCTCATTCTGGCGCATTAGGGTATTCAAGGGAACATACCTACTTTCTTTCTAATTTTTCAAAAACATTTTCAATTGATTCTGATTGA
- a CDS encoding COR domain-containing protein, whose product MMAEKTGYEIATERIRDTMRRGIIELDLSLLNFEVLPPEIGQLSQLTSLRLINNSLSQLPRQLEQLSRLKELNLYHNKLTSLPPEIGKLTELTTLDLRNNQLTSLPPEIGQLTQLTTLDLRNNQLTSLPPEIGQLTQLTTLDLRNNQLASLPPEIGQLTQLTTLDLRNNQLTSLPPEVGQLTNLTSIQLSSNLITSLPSEISQITQLPSLDISNNKLNNLPPEIGNLASLIILDASNNELLDLPPEIGRLIKLDKLDLSNNKLSSLPQEIGDLIRLTSLKISRNKLTVIPSKIKQISILTLLDLAENQLTFLPPEIGQLHRLSWLSLRSNKLSSLPQSLQNLRTLRHLDLLDNPLNIPPEILKIEESQAILKYLAEIEAHKQRPLAETKMLVVGQGNVGKTSLIRRLTNDTFSSSETKTKGITINRWQVENVQTGEKQPETLRVNIWDFGGQEIMHATHQFFLTRRSLYLLVLDARLTQEENRIEYWLKIIQSFGGDSPVLLVGNKTDQHPLDIDRTGLQKKYPNIVGILSTSALSGAGLDDLEEAISNQVNALPHVHDVLPETWFNVKRQLEDFGLNQNYISHERYSEICAAGEIRDETSQRTLIGFLHDLGIVLHFQDDPRLETLGILNPQWVTNGVYKILNDHALFQNKGVLKRTMLADILPEEDYPANKRLFIVDMMRKFELCYDIVPEQTFLVPDLLPKDEPFTGEWEGALAFQYHYNVLPSSIISRFIVRMNGFIHKTIWRSGVVLNKDGNTALVKADTEDRKIYIWVNGAENTRRDFLSVIRAEFDAIHKTIIKIEAVQKVPHPEYHELVLDYKELIDFERDGIAEFPRSVDGKTVMVNVRQLLNGVRVGDEPAPQPRPKQNIETPKVEPLPEKPVESADGKQPLVVKIMSALFVSLPRVIGRFVLDIFGRGKDSADSSSIVLGYVLIILAVLVVWGIVDPNSLRDWFVGWWRFFFPMKP is encoded by the coding sequence ATGATGGCAGAGAAAACTGGGTATGAAATTGCGACAGAGCGGATCCGGGATACTATGAGAAGGGGAATAATAGAATTAGATTTATCTCTTTTAAATTTTGAAGTTCTGCCGCCTGAAATCGGTCAACTTTCTCAACTAACTTCACTTAGGCTCATCAATAACTCTCTCTCCCAACTTCCTCGTCAATTAGAACAACTCTCCAGACTCAAAGAACTCAATCTTTACCATAACAAACTGACCAGTTTGCCGCCAGAAATTGGTAAGCTCACAGAATTAACTACGCTTGACCTTCGCAATAATCAACTTACAAGCCTGCCACCTGAGATCGGACAACTTACCCAATTAACCACGCTTGACCTTCGCAACAATCAACTTACAAGCCTGCCACCTGAGATCGGACAACTTACCCAATTAACCACGCTTGACCTTCGCAACAATCAACTTGCAAGCCTGCCGCCTGAGATTGGACAACTTACCCAATTAACCACGCTTGACCTTCGCAACAATCAACTTACAAGCCTGCCACCTGAGGTCGGACAACTTACCAATTTAACTTCAATCCAACTTTCAAGCAACCTCATTACTTCTTTACCATCAGAAATTAGTCAAATTACTCAACTACCTTCACTTGACATATCAAACAATAAGCTTAACAATCTACCCCCAGAAATCGGGAACCTTGCTAGTTTAATTATACTTGACGCATCCAATAATGAATTACTTGACTTGCCTCCTGAAATTGGACGGCTTATTAAATTGGACAAACTCGACTTATCAAACAATAAGTTATCCAGTTTACCGCAAGAAATCGGTGACCTCATTCGATTAACCTCGCTTAAAATTTCTAGAAATAAGTTGACCGTTATACCATCCAAAATCAAACAAATCTCCATATTGACCTTGCTTGACCTCGCTGAAAACCAACTTACTTTTCTCCCTCCAGAAATCGGGCAATTACATCGTCTAAGTTGGCTCAGCCTGCGAAGCAACAAACTCAGCAGCTTGCCCCAGAGCCTACAAAATCTAAGGACTCTTAGACATTTAGATCTACTTGATAATCCACTGAATATTCCACCTGAAATTTTAAAGATTGAAGAATCGCAAGCTATCTTGAAATATTTGGCAGAAATTGAGGCGCATAAGCAGCGTCCGCTAGCCGAAACCAAAATGTTAGTGGTTGGGCAAGGCAATGTGGGGAAGACCTCGTTAATTCGGCGACTCACCAATGATACGTTTAGCTCGTCGGAAACCAAAACCAAAGGTATTACCATCAATCGTTGGCAGGTAGAAAACGTACAAACGGGTGAAAAACAACCAGAAACTTTGCGCGTCAACATCTGGGATTTTGGAGGGCAGGAAATTATGCACGCCACCCACCAGTTCTTCCTTACCCGCCGCAGTCTATATCTTTTGGTATTGGATGCACGCCTGACCCAGGAAGAAAACCGTATCGAATACTGGCTTAAGATTATCCAATCCTTCGGCGGTGACTCGCCGGTTTTGCTAGTAGGAAATAAAACAGACCAGCACCCGCTCGATATTGATCGGACAGGCTTGCAAAAGAAATATCCTAACATTGTCGGCATTCTATCAACTTCCGCATTAAGCGGTGCGGGGCTGGATGATTTGGAAGAAGCAATCTCCAATCAAGTTAACGCTTTACCCCACGTGCACGATGTTCTACCCGAAACCTGGTTCAATGTCAAAAGACAACTTGAAGATTTTGGGCTCAACCAAAACTATATCTCACATGAAAGATATTCTGAAATCTGCGCTGCGGGCGAAATTCGCGATGAGACCAGTCAGCGCACCTTGATCGGCTTCCTTCACGATCTGGGTATCGTCCTTCATTTTCAGGATGATCCACGACTAGAAACACTTGGAATCCTTAATCCACAATGGGTCACCAATGGCGTCTACAAAATCCTGAACGACCACGCCCTGTTTCAGAACAAAGGTGTACTCAAACGTACCATGCTCGCAGACATCCTGCCCGAGGAGGATTATCCAGCCAATAAACGCCTATTCATTGTGGACATGATGCGCAAGTTTGAATTGTGCTATGACATTGTACCGGAGCAGACCTTCCTTGTCCCTGATTTGCTTCCAAAGGATGAACCGTTCACTGGCGAATGGGAAGGGGCGCTGGCTTTCCAATATCATTACAACGTATTGCCTTCCAGTATCATTTCACGTTTTATTGTCCGTATGAATGGGTTTATCCACAAAACTATATGGCGTTCTGGCGTAGTGCTGAATAAGGATGGCAATACTGCGCTGGTCAAGGCAGATACAGAGGATCGCAAAATATACATTTGGGTCAATGGCGCAGAAAATACCCGCCGTGATTTTTTATCTGTCATCCGTGCTGAGTTCGATGCCATCCACAAGACAATTATCAAGATCGAAGCTGTACAGAAAGTCCCCCATCCTGAATACCACGAACTTGTTTTGGATTACAAAGAACTAATCGATTTTGAGCGGGATGGCATTGCTGAATTCCCGCGCTCAGTTGATGGCAAGACCGTCATGGTCAATGTCCGACAGTTGCTAAATGGGGTGCGTGTGGGAGATGAGCCTGCTCCTCAGCCTAGACCAAAGCAGAACATAGAGACTCCCAAAGTAGAACCGCTCCCCGAAAAACCTGTTGAGTCCGCAGATGGGAAACAGCCCTTGGTAGTAAAGATAATGTCCGCTCTGTTTGTGTCCCTGCCGCGAGTCATCGGTCGCTTCGTGTTGGATATTTTCGGGCGCGGGAAAGACTCTGCAGATAGTTCATCTATCGTCTTGGGCTATGTGCTCATCATCCTTGCCGTTTTGGTCGTATGGGGCATTGTAGATCCCAATTCCCTGCGGGATTGGTTTGTTGGCTGGTGGCGTTTCTTTTTCCCAATGAAACCGTAG